In one Clostridiales bacterium genomic region, the following are encoded:
- a CDS encoding SPFH domain-containing protein, producing the protein MAFFKNQLLKVIEWADNTHDTMAYKYPIPPKTQIMMGSQLIVRESQVAILVSSGKIADVFEPGRYKLNTGNMPILTQLRSWKYGFNSPFVCDVYFINTKQFINQKWGTGSPVMMRDQDFGVVQFRGYGIFSFKVSEPAVFLREILGTSALYKIDALMEQLKRTIVSGISQAVAASNIPALDLAMKYAEIGDKAEEIVKADFSKMGISLVNLVVENLSLTEESAKALNERTRMNILGNPQEYTQYAAAESMKTIAENAHKGGGMNMAGAAMQMGAGWAIGNTFGAAISGAGDKSAPPMAAAAAGPTIVCPKCGATISAKSKFCSECGAKTPAVTAIKYCSSCGKQNKPKARFCGECGTKL; encoded by the coding sequence ATGGCGTTTTTTAAAAATCAACTGCTTAAGGTTATAGAATGGGCGGACAATACTCACGATACAATGGCGTATAAATACCCTATTCCTCCAAAAACCCAAATAATGATGGGTTCCCAGCTCATTGTGCGGGAATCCCAAGTCGCTATTTTGGTTTCCAGCGGCAAAATAGCCGATGTCTTTGAGCCGGGCAGATACAAACTCAATACGGGCAACATGCCCATACTTACCCAGCTAAGGTCTTGGAAATACGGCTTTAACTCGCCGTTTGTTTGCGATGTTTATTTTATCAATACCAAACAATTTATCAATCAAAAATGGGGCACGGGCAGCCCCGTAATGATGCGCGACCAAGACTTTGGCGTTGTGCAATTTAGGGGTTATGGCATCTTTTCTTTTAAGGTTTCGGAACCGGCAGTGTTCTTGCGCGAGATTTTGGGCACCAGCGCGTTATATAAGATAGACGCGCTCATGGAGCAATTAAAGCGCACCATAGTGAGCGGCATTTCGCAAGCCGTCGCTGCTTCCAACATACCGGCTCTTGATTTGGCGATGAAATACGCCGAAATAGGCGACAAAGCCGAAGAAATTGTAAAGGCCGACTTCAGCAAGATGGGCATATCGCTGGTTAATTTGGTCGTGGAAAATTTGTCTCTGACCGAAGAGAGCGCGAAAGCCCTAAACGAAAGAACAAGGATGAATATCTTGGGCAACCCTCAAGAATATACGCAATACGCCGCCGCAGAGTCCATGAAAACTATTGCCGAGAACGCCCACAAGGGCGGCGGTATGAACATGGCGGGCGCGGCCATGCAGATGGGAGCAGGCTGGGCGATAGGCAACACCTTTGGCGCGGCTATTTCGGGCGCAGGCGACAAAAGCGCGCCGCCTATGGCCGCCGCGGCAGCAGGGCCTACCATAGTGTGCCCGAAATGCGGAGCGACCATTAGCGCCAAGTCCAAGTTTTGTTCCGAGTGCGGCGCAAAAACGCCGGCCGTTACCGCAATCAAATATTGTTCGTCTTGCGGTAAACAAAACAAGCCCAAAGCAAGATTTTGCGGCGAATGCGGAACAAAATTATAA